The Colletes latitarsis isolate SP2378_abdomen chromosome 1, iyColLati1, whole genome shotgun sequence genome has a segment encoding these proteins:
- the Asns gene encoding asparagine synthetase, whose amino-acid sequence MCGIWALFGLDDQPFICMCKNFEKLVHRGPEAFRIEFDKAVKNGFLGFHRLAIVDNLHGMQPMRLYKYPHLFLLCNGEIYNHKEIGQKYGFQYNTECDVEVLIHLYANNGAQNVAKMLDGVFAFLLMDIKNKKILIGRDPYGVRPLFRLKSDDGQLAVCSESKGLIEITKQISSKWILEPFQPGYYEEYEILDNGRTKLLTKVNYSKPGDKPNFQVYTPWNALNNTDVHGNIRTLLSAAVNKRLMSDRKIGCLLSGGLDSSLIAALLVKYAKEKKLPYKIQSFAIGMSDSPDSIAARQVADFIGTEHHEITFSEEDVTEILDKLIYQLETFDITTIRASIGMYLISRYIKHNTETTVIFSGEGADELAQGYIYFRDAPNAIEAHDESIRLLKDIYLYDGLRADRTTSAFSLELRVPFLDLQFTNYYLSLDAASRQPQGGIEKHLLRSAFDGTNLLPSNILWRHKEAFSDGVTSAKKSLFQIIHEIVDNHISNKDLDNAHLKYPHCTPKTKEALYYRTVFEKYYGGQAESFTPYFWMPRWVKGVCDPSARFISHYAAGVENDNKEIKKK is encoded by the exons atgtgTGGGATTTGGGCCCTCTTTGGATTGGATGATCAGCCTTTCATCTGTATGTGTAAGAACTTTGAAAAACTAGTACATCGTGGTCCAGAAGCCTTTAGAATTGAATTTGATAAAGCAGTCAAG AATGGATTTCTTGGATTTCATAGACTGGCTATTGTTGACAATCTCCATGGAATGCAGCCCATGAGACTTTATAAATATCCACATCTTTTTTTATTATGCAATGGTGAAATTTATAACCATAAAgaa ATTGGCCAGAAATATGGATTTCAATACAATACTGAATGTGATGTTGAAGTACTAATACACTTGTATGCAAATAATGGTGCACAAAATGTAGCTAAAATGCTTGATGGTGTTTTTGCTTTTCTTTTAATGGACATTAAGAATAAAAAAATTCTTATTGGTAGAGATCCCTATGGAGTTAGACCTCTTTTCCGATTAAAATCTGATGATGGACAACTTGCAGTTTGTTCAGAGAGCAAG GGACTTATAGAAATAACAAAACAAATATCATCAAAATGGATATTAGAACCATTTCAACCAGGTTATTATGAAGAGTATGAAATCTTAGACAATGGTAgaacaaaattactaacaaAAGTAAATTATTCTAAACCTGGAGACAAACCCAACTTTCAAGTTTATACTCCTTGGAATG CTTTGAATAATACCGATGTACATGGAAACATAAGAACATTACTTTCAGCAGCTGTAAACAAGAGATTAATGTCTGATAGAAAAATAGGATGCCTATTATCAGGTGGTCTAGATTCAAGTTTAATTGCAGCTCTACTTGTAAAATATGCAAAAGAGAAAAAATTACCATACAAAATACAAAGTTTTGCTATTGGAATGAGTGATAGTCCAGATAGTATTGCAGCTAGACAG gtTGCAGATTTTATAGGAACAGAACATCATGAAATAACTTTTTCAGAAGAAGATGTGACAGAAATTTTGGACAAACTGATCTACCAATTAGAAACTTTTGACATTACCACAATTCGAGCGTCCATtgg CATGTATCTTATCTCAAGATACATTAAACATAATACAGAAACAACTGTAATATTCAGTGGAGAAGGTGCAGATGAACTGGCACAAGGATATATTTATTTCAGAGATGCACCTAATGCAATAGAAGCTCATGATGAATCTATTCGATTATTAAAAGATATCTATTTATATGATGGCTTGAGAGCAGATAGAACAACTAGTGCTTTCAGTTTGGAATTACGAGTTCCATTCTTAGATCTTCAGTTCACAAATTATTATCTATCACTGGATGCTGCTTCCAGGCAACCTCAAG GAGGGATTGAAAAGCATTTATTAAGATCTGCATTTGATGGTACCAATCTATTACCGTCAAACATACTTTGGAGGCATAAAGAAGCATTCAGCGATGGTGTAACATCAGCGAAAAAATCTCTTTTCCAAATCATACATGAAATTGTAGATAATCATATATCAAATAAAGACTTAGATAATGCACATCTTAAATATCCTCATTGCACTCCAAAAACCAAAGAAGCACTATATTATAG AACCGTCTTTGAGAAATATTATGGTGGACAAGCAGAAAGTTTTACGCCATACTTCTGGATGCCACGTTGGGTAAAAGGAGTTTGTGATCCATCTGCACGATTTATTTCTCATTATGCAGCAGGTGTAGAAAATGAtaacaaagaaattaaaaagaaatga